From one Triticum aestivum cultivar Chinese Spring chromosome 4B, IWGSC CS RefSeq v2.1, whole genome shotgun sequence genomic stretch:
- the LOC123094106 gene encoding disease resistance protein RGA2, with protein MAEATMLQSGEVENRVCPWAWSGGKRYVLCVMDELGERRTAAKPSNTAAVPRPGQEGRTRGEGRSRRRRHHPGQSRGRPPAVAGRDEAWGERGSRRGGRPQPPPGEAARGRKRGGEGGAGGGATDLACARRDSPDPAGIWRGRWRRRRGLGARAMYLTTDILDLCQLKAMEQGPSKDMGCLNPLLFCMRNPLHAHDIGTRIKVLNQQLDDICKRGRSFNFIRLEGYQERKTNHPPPVDRKTHPVLQLSGLVGEKIEDDTRALVQLLTKEASDNSDGIMVFAIVGVGGIGKTTLSKRVFNDEAMQAKFSIMIWLSITQEFSEVELLRTAISATDGNLPGPGGGSQDKALLVPALVSAIKDKKFFLVLDDMWGVNEWSRLLMTPFSHGAPGSRVLATTRHEAVARGIRAMEPYHHVDKLGLDDAWSLLRKQIHGMDRSEPAIVMLKDIGLKIVEKCDGLLLAIKVMGGLLCQKEKERRCWEQVLNDAIWSVSGMPEELNNAIYLSYEDLSPCLKQCFLHFSLKPKRTVLHDSECVGMWIGEGIVHGDSDRLEELGIEYHKELVLRNLIEPVTSYAGQHVCNMHDVVCSFAQFVSRNEAQTVNSGDSISSKLGLQRFLRLSIETDAVESAEFDWQSLQEQKSLRSIILIGNFRIQPGVSLISFSSLRTLHMESTDCVTLLVSLYQLKHLRYLAAKRCSGINSLPQDIHKIKFLQHICFEGCENLLELPDSIVKLQELRFLDLDCTYVTGVPRGFRALKNLRTIYGFPAQMDGDWCSLEELGPLSWLRCIRIVGLQNVSAGSFATKARLGEKVYLSMLRLYCSNRLGDDGLKKENVSERDQRVIEELFDGLFPPPCIEDIWIQGYYGCQLPRWMFSTSMSLLENLKILVLRDLACCTQLPDGLCQLPCFEYLEVFRAVAIKRVGPEFVKAYSHHHHPSSRVVVTFSRLHKMILNGLVEWEEWEWKKEVQSMQALEELEIGSCKLRCIPPGLASHARALKKLTIWRVQQLQSIENFSSLVELDLADLPDLTRISNFPKMRKLEIYCCQKLESLQEMDALNRLVLTVHYSDSRLPSYLQTVKLSHLLLDCWPFILLSMALGESSSEWDKFSHIQHVEAYADVNGIEKSWHLFYTRDPYSMETNIDLQAWPNVVRFLQSGGEDGLPRLADQLQRARAQEVEVADTIE; from the exons CCGGACCGCCGCCAAGCCGAGCAACACCGCCGCCGTCCCCCGTCCCGGGCAGGAAGGACGCACGCGCGGGGAGGgaagatcccgccgccgccgacaccacccGGGCCAGAGCCGAGGGCgcccgccggcggtggcggggagggACGAGGCGTGGGGAGAACGAGGGAGCAGGCGCGGTGGTCGCCCCCAGCCGCCCCCCGGGGAGGCGGCGAGAGGGCGGaaaaggggaggggagggaggagcgGGGGGAGGGGCGACGGATCTGGCTTGCGCGCGGCGGgactcgccggatccggccgggatctggcgggggaggtggaggcggcgaCGAGGGTTAGGAGCGCGTGCCATGTACCTCACCACCGACATCCTTGATCTGTGTCAGCTCAAGGCCATGGAACAAGGTCCATCCAAGGACATGGGGTGCCTTAACCCCTTGTTGTTCTGCATGCGGAACCCCCTCCACGCCCACGACATCGGCACCCGCATCAAGGTGCTCAACCAGCAGCTGGATGACATCTGCAAGAGGGGACGTAGTTTCAACTTTATCAGGCTAGAAGGCTACCAAGAACGGAAGACGAACCACCCTCCTCCTGTTGACCGCAAGACCCATCCAGTGTTGCAGCTATCAGGTTTGGTTGGGGAGAAGATCGAAGATGATACAAGAGCCCTTGTCCAGCTCCTCACGAAGGAGGCAAGTGACAATAGTGATGGCATCATGGTGTTCGCCATCGTTGGTGTTGGGGGAATCGGCAAGACCACCCTCAGCAAGAGGGTCTTCAATGATGAGGCCATGCAAGCCAAGTTCTCAATAATGATATGGTTAAGTATCACGCAAGAGTTCAGCGAGGTTGAGTTATTGAGGACAGCTATCAGTGCCACCGATGGAAACCTGCCTGGGCCAGGGGGCGGGTCTCAAGATAAAGCCTTACTTGTGCCGGCTCTTGTCAGCGCCATCAAGGACAAGAAGTTCTTTCTTGTGTTGGATGACATGTGGGGTGTCAATGAGTGGAGCAGGTTGTTGATGACACCATTTAGCCACGGCGCCCCTGGAAGCCGGGTCTTGGCCACCACAAGGCATGAAGCTGTTGCACGGGGAATAAGAGCCATGGAGCCGTACCACCATGTTGACAAATTAGGACTCGATGATGCTTGGTCATTGCTCAGGAAGCAG ATTCATGGAATGGACAGAAGTGAACCAGCGATTGTTATGCTAAAGGATATCGGATTAAAAATTGTAGAAAAATGTGATGGATTACTGCTTGCTATAAAAGTAATGGGAGGACTCCTATGCCAGAAGGAGAAAGAACGACGTTGTTGGGAACAGGTTCTAAATGATGCTATATGGTCAGTATCTGGAATGCCGGAGGAGCTAAATAATGCAATATATCTTAGCTATGAGGACTTGTCCCCTTGTTTAAAACAATGCTTCTTGCATTTTTCACTAAAACCTAAAAGGACAGTATTACATGATAGCGAGTGTGTCGGCATGTGGATTGGTGAAGGAATTGTTCATGGTGATTCAGATAGACTGGAAGAATTAGGAATTGAGTACCATAAGGAGCTAGTACTAAGAAATCTCATAGAACCTGTTACATCATATGCTGGTCAACATGTTTGCAATATGCATGATGTTGTTTGTTCATTTGCTCAATTTGTGTCTAGAAATGAAGCACAAACAGTTAACAGTGGAGATTCTATTAGTAGTAAACTTGGTTTGCAGAGGTTTCTTAGGTTGTCTATTGAAACCGATGCAGTGGAATCAGCTGAATTTGATTGGCAAAGTCTACAAGAGCAAAAGTCACTAAGATCCATAATACTAATCGGGAATTTCCGTATTCAGCCTGGTGTTTCATTGATTAGCTTTTCAAGTCTACGAACTCTACATATGGAGTCTACAGATTGTGTTACATTGCTTGTATCTTTGTATCAACTGAAACACTTGAGGTACTTGGCTGCAAAAAGATGCAGCGGTATAAATAGCTTGCCACAGGACATCCACAAGATAAAATTCTTGCAGCATATTTGTTTTGAGGGTTGTGAGAATCTTTTGGAACTACCTGATAGCATTGTGAAACTACAAGAACTGAGATTTCTTGACCTTGATTGCACATATGTAACTGGTGTGCCTAGGGGTTTCCGTGCTCTAAAAAATTTGAGGACAATATATGGGTTCCCGGCTCAAATGGATGGTGACTGGTGCAGTTTGGAAGAGCTTGGGCCTCTTTCCTGGCTTAGGTGCATTAGAATAGTTGGTCTACAGAATGTATCTGCTGGCTCATTTGCCACAAAGGCCAGGCTTGGTGAAAAGGTGTATCTTTCCATGCTGCGCTTATACTGCAGCAATAGACTTGGCGATGACGGACTGAAGAAAGAAAATGTCTCCGAGAGAGATCAAAGAGTAATTGAGGAGTTATTTGATGGGCTATTTCCTCCACCATGCATAGAAGATATTTGGATCCAAGGATATTATGGGTGCCAGCTCCCAAGATGGATGTTTTCAACATCAATGTCACTCCTTGAGAACTTGAAGATTCTAGTGCTGCGCGACCTGGCTTGCTGCACTCAACTCCCTGATGGACTGTGTCAGCTCCCTTGTTTCGAGTACCTAGAGGTATTCCGGGCTGTAGCAATTAAGCGTGTGGGTCCTGAATTTGTGAAGGCTTATAGTCACCATCATCATCCTTCATCCCGGGTTGTGGTTACTTTTTCAAGACTGCACAAGATGATCTTGAATGGACTGGTGGAATGGGAGGAGTGGGAGTGGAAGAAGGAAGTGCAGTCTATGCAGGCCTTGGAGGAACTTGAAATCGGAAGTTGCAAATTGAGGTGTATCCCTCCTGGCCTTGCCTCCCATGCAAGGGCTTTGAAAAAGTTAACTATATGGAGAGTCCAGCAACTCCAGTCTATAGAGAACTTTTCCTCTTTAGTTGAGCTCGACCTGGCTGACCTACCCGACCTGACTAGGATCTCCAATTTCCCCAAGATGCGAAAACTTGAGATCTATTGCTGCCAGAAGCTTGAGTCGCTGCAGGAGATGGATGCACTCAATAGGCTCGTGCTAACAGTTCACTACAGCGACAGCCGGCTCCCATCATACCTGCAAACTGTGAAGCTAAGCCATTTGCTGCTGGACTGCTGGCCGTTCATACTCCTTTCCATGGCTTTGGGAGAGTCTAGTTCCGAGTGGGACAAGTTCAGCCATATCCAGCACGTCGAGGCTTATGCAGATGTTAATGGCATTGAAAAGAGCTGGCACCTATTTTACACAAGGGATCCCTACAGCATGGAGACAAACATTGATCTGCAG GCGTGGCCAAATGTTGTTAGGTTTCTACAATCAGGGGGCGAAGATGGACTGCCTCGTTTAGCTGACCAGTTACAACGAGCACGAGCTCAAGAAGTGGAGGTTGCAGACACAATAGAGTAG